The sequence tcaaatttcgccactttgacagacacgaaaatagcactgacgtgatcttatgtctatacaaaatgaagcgaactgattggttgctatgcttagcaaagaattgtgattggttcaaagtcaaaattcaaaaaattcaaaacaaacttgaatcgagcgctgtcgtcatctatgcgtctgtcctctaatagatcatgggcgagaaccaatcagaatgcgagaataacttggatTATTATATAAAAACTACGAGCAACTCTACGAGCACATTTGTGCGAATAACACGCATGCGCTTTTGGGAAAATTCTCAGAGTGACCAACTTACCCCACCTACCCTCAGGTTATTTTGGCCTATCTATTCCTTTGCCAAAGTTGAAGCGAGCGGGACGTGTTTAGGAGTAGCAAAGATGTCTTTGCGAACTTTACCAATTTTATTCCTCAATCTCGGGGGAGAGATGCTTTATATTTTGGACCAACGATTGAGAGCACAGTCAATTCCCGACGAGAAAGCTAGAAAAGGTAGGTTTATTGTAAGCGTCGGTTTCTTGATAATGGCGACCCAAAGGACATAATTTAAGCTTATTAAGAACACAATAGTTCAGCTAAACAACTTCATTGCTTTATAGTGACGAGAACGGTTCACAGTTAACAGTCAGGTACTTGTCGATGTATGACTTGGAATTATAATCCTCCTTACGCTGTTGCTAAGCTCAAGGGAACATCCCAAACTAAACACTTGACGATTACATCTAGAACCTTTTCGTGTTTGCTCAGGACACACACGAACAGCTGGCCAGTTGAACATCATGACCGTGATTGTTTTACCAGGAAAGGCTTTCCATATTtgcttttccttttcaaattttgtGCAATTTGACCCGAGTATCTTGGTATATATTATCGCCTTAGCTATTATTTAATTAAGTCCGAGAAAACGctatattagggagcttaagcaaacacgacgtcgacgaaagcgagaacgtcatctgaaaatgtgacttcgcgtttctgcaatcatttttcaattattcaaactcattatgcttgaaaaatgtatCCTCACTAtccaggaattaaattggaaccagcgctcgagacataagaagacaaagttgaacaattgtcatcatatgctgacgtcgtccacacaactgcaaaacaggtcatttcacgtcgtagaaagaacgagaacgtcttcaaaatgtcaaaagatgaaatatgcacgtgcaaagcgtgcaaaaatactgtttttcattgtcaaatatgcaaatttgtgggctttttgttgccgtcatcgtcgtggttgcttaagctccctattatcagCTGGCCTGGTGTGAGTTTTCAGCACCAAACAAAAGTATCGCTGTTCCATCAAAATCTTCTTTTGCCTCTACTAAGGCGTAGTCAATCAAGATTCAACTAAACAATTGTCAGGGAAGGATTAACTCTTAAAATGGTCAGAAAAGGTCCCTTTagcaaaatattattaaaaacattGTACTTATTTGTGCTTGATATCTTCTTAAAATGAGTTGTAAATTAGTGTACccagttttttattttttcttttatcgcCTCTTCCTTGTGGCTTAGAATGGTCAAACTAGACAAAAATGTTCCTGTGAAATGTAATGCTTAAATTTGTAAGACCTTCTTTGAATGCTCTCTTAACTTTCCTACGCGTTTGgtaagaaataaatttaaataattgtcattgataataataaggTGTTTGACCTAGTCAGTTGAGACAACCTTTTCAAGATTCTCCCAAAGATTGGTTGCCCTCCAAAGCTGCAAAGCATGAACAAGGCTTTCCACACCGACATGAAGGAAACAGTACATTTCAATGGCAGTTCCTCCAAACCCTTCAGCATCTTCTGCAGCAGCATAAAGCAAGGCTGTCTTCTTGCTCCATCACTCTTCAGGATATTCTTTGCTGTTCTCCTGAAGCATGCCTTTGGCACTGCAACCAAGGGAATCTACCTTTTCATGAGAGCAGATGGCATGCTCTTCAACCTCGTTCACCTCAGAGCCAAGGCAAAGATCTGTGAAGCTCTGATGAGGGACGTGATGCAGCTGTTGCCACACACCACTGATTGacagtgtttcaaaggcattcAAGGACTTCATCCTGACCATCAGCCTGAAAAAGATGAATGTCCTTGGACAGAGTACAGAGGCTCCACCAGTTGTCACCATTGACTACTACATACTTGAAGTTGTCTGTGACTTCACCTACCTTGGAATGACCATCACCTACAACCTCTCTCTAGACAAAGAAATCAACAAGAGGATTGGGAAGGCAGCTACAACTCTCACTCGCCACACAACCAGAGTGTGGTTCAGTATGTTCACTCTCCTCAGACAATGCAGGCTATGCTGGCTGGGCCATGTCCACCGTGTGCACGATGGTAGCATCCCAAAAGAGGGTGGTAAAGGGGGGCTCTAGATCACGTTTCACGGAAAATAAAACGGTCCTTtcacaatagaccttttcagcttgtacattttgttttcccatttcagaccacgtgatgctactcgagagaatagtttctttcaaatgtcgtcttatgcacttgcaaatttacgcataactaatgaaaaaacaaaaggaaaattcccatgagggcatcacgtggtctgaaatgggaaaacaaaatgtacaagccgaaaaggtctattcacgaaaataacgaaaataacaGTCATCATGAAAATCACGGTTCACCGCGAATTTAACGTTTATTTCTCGTTTCACGGataataattttgcaaaatcACGCTTCACGGCTAGTATGGAAATCACGATTCACGAGGAAAAAATAACCCATTTCACATTtcacgggaaaaaaaaagggccGATCACGAGTCACGAAAATACCCTTAACCACCCTCCCAAAAGGCACTTTGTGTGGAGAGTTGGTATTTGGGAAGAGAAACAGTGGCCACCCCCAGCTACAATTCAAAGATGTCACGAAGAGAGACACAAAAGCTGGTCTCAATAAAAGTCGAGAGTGCACTCCTTGTCAGTATTCTACTTTGAGGGGAGTGATTCTCGCTCTGTAATTTAGTAGAAAAAGAAAGGTGACAAAGACTCGTGCACCATCGAGGTTTAAACTCCAAAGACTGCACACTAACCTCAGGGTTTTCCTTTCCAAGTGAAGCAGGAAGTGAATGGCCTTTTGCGGGAGAAGAACAATCTGTGTGTGCAGTGCCAAATTGAGGGTGAAAGGCAAACAGGCCGCAAAAGTGTGAAAGGGAAAACCCTGTAAGCTTCTGGGCTAAGTGCCTGCCTAGGTTTTCAGCATTTACTTTTTTAGCTAAACACCTGAATTTTATTCCTGGATTAAAAGAGTGTACAAAGCAAGAGTTAATAAACCACAAGTAGtttgcaaaataattaatgatataatTTTCACTGTACATGAGATTGCGGTATGTTCACAAGACCAACTGAAacatatttctttttgctttaGTGAGCATCTTGTTTCTATTTGTTTAGTTATGCATGATATTGTTGGAACAATGTTTAACAAGCGGTTCATGGAAGAACTTTTCAAGCCCCAAGATACTTACTCAAAGAAAGCAATGAGGACTGTGTTTGATAGGCTGGCTCATGCATCAATTATGAGATTAAATTCTGCTAGTATGGACAAGGTGAGAAAAGAAAGtattaaactatttttttgtttaagctGCTCGATCAGTACTTACAGTTCTTATTATTTGAGGAGGGGTCTGTATGGGTAACCTTGTTAAAGTTTGCCATTATTAGATGAATGCAGTGAGGCCAAACCAGAagcaatattatttttcatgTCCAGTTTTTTCAGAAACTTCTCAATTTCAAAGTTATATTTGTTCATAGCTTGCTTGGCTGGACGCAAAATTGGGGTCAAATTATGTGTGTGTGATGGGCACATTGATGGGTACAGTGAGTCAGTACTGATAAGTAAGGCTGCACGTGGTGTCCAATCAGGTCTGGATCGTGCTTTGAAAGATTCAGTATCGCTTTGAGTATTTGCCTACATATTGTGTACTTGTCGGCTACTAAGCTGTGTGCAGGTAAAATTGCCAACAAGTCGAGCAAGGCATTAACCCACGTCTTGACACACTCGACAATCAGGATTGGATTTGTTACCTTGACCCAAAATTGATTGTTAATTCTTCCATTTTAGTGTTGCTAGCAGGAACAAGCCAATTtcttttgtactttttttttcaatttgtgagAGTGAAGGTTACATTGATTTTGGTCCAGATAGGAAAATGTGGGCCATTAGGCTGATATGAATGATGAAAATGGCTTACAAATTCTTGAATTTGGTTTCTTCCATAATATTAGTAATTCAATTTATCTATTATTTTTCACAACACAATGATGACCTAGCAAAAATGTGGATAATTAATCTTTTGTTGCAGCTCTATGATTTGATGACCATGGCTTTTAAATACCAGGTAAAGTTGCCCCAATTGACCTTTTGACCTTAGTTTGTAATGTTGCGGTAGTAATAATTAGGTAATTGAAATATTTCAGTGTCTCCCATCATTTTGGTGAGAATTTTTTGTATGCATTTTTATAGCTTACTGCCACTTAGGcataagctactatgctgtccttctaaGTGAGTGCAACAATATAATCCGAGCCCACAACAATCGCTGCCAATCTCAATCTAATATTCCCTTACCTTAGAGACTTCCCAGCAGATGGAGTtatcttcagagtattttacagaaatgttgcttagttacatcttcaggCCCAGCGCAGTTAAATACAGTCGTCTAAGTTATAACAGGTGTGGTAAGCTAAATGCAACCaaagactgcctatttttcacCAATATATTCATGTATAGAACATTTTCTGAGTGATTATAATTTCAGAAAAGCAAAATTTAAGTTTAAGCAAACataaatgactttttttttctattttaaaggtTTCTTTATGTCTTCGTCCGTCAGATGTTCTTCTAGTTACATACAATCACATGGATGCCATTAGAGGTTTTGCCTGTGATAACCCTGTCATAAGCAACCAAGTTGAAAATGTTTACAAGCTTCTCTATGAGGTAACTGGCTGCCAGATATACTTTGGACCTTTAAATGTTTTTGATCATTGGAGGATCACAGATATAAGTGCCATGAAACACATTCCCTTACAGTTTAGATTACAGTGGTGACTCAAGTGATTTAAATTTAATGAAGTAGTAATAATAAGTATTTATTATTAATGCACAATTACATAATTTTCAGTGCATTGGTAAATTACCTTGATCTGACTTTCAACCAAATTAAGTCCTTAATTTATCTGTAACAGAACTATCAAAAATTGGGTTATAGTTACAGGTATTTTTCAGTATGAGAAGTCTCTTGTAATAATGAATttaatcatttttgttttgtttttctcctGAGCTAGACATATGCCAACTTGAATGCTGGACAATTTCAAATCATTCGCCAGACACTCCTGTCATTTTTCCAAGACATGCATATTAGGGTAAGTACTTGCTGTGTCGTAGTCCTACAGCATTTTGAATGATAGCTTGAAAACTTCACATTATTTAAATGTTTCAGTTGAGTAAATAGCCATGGGAGCAATATATTTGATCTCCTTCCTGCATTGATCGTTACACTGTATATAGTTGTTGATAAATTTTTACAGCTATGTATACTATAGTGTAAAGtagcaaaaaaaatttattattaacCCTATTGCTTTGACATCCATTTTTACTGAGTTGTCTCCCATCTGAATTTGTACCCTCAGTGCATTAAAGTGCTTAAACCaattttgttaaaacaatgtCTTAAGCATATTCTATATATTAATAGCAATTAAACAGAAAATCCTCTCAAAATAAGATCATGTTAATGTTAAAGATAAGATTAGCCATGTTGTTTGTTGGTTTGATACAGTCACAAAAGCGACTAACTTTTTTGGTTTTGCAACCAACAAATTAATGTTAGTTGCATTTAAGTTGTGACTTTGTTTAGACATGTATTTAGTTAAAATGtgcaagtaattttttttccattttgcagCTAAAGGCTCACCTCTAGTCACACAAGTGTGACCTCCcagttttcttaatttcatGGTCCTTGTTTTACAGGTTTCTATATTTCTGAAAGACAAAGTTCAAAATGCCAATGGAAAATTTGTTATAACAATTGATGGTGTGGTGCCTTGGGATTCTGAGGTCCCTGGGGCTataaggtaataataataataataataataataataataataataataataataataataataataattgtaagtGTAAATAAGTGTCAATAATAATTGGTTCATGATTATTGTGCATCTGTTGATTTAGAATGCACatgggaggttgctaagcacaagCACTTgtatttcaatggcttcattgcatcatcagCATAATTATATCTTAAGGTAGTCAATGATTTAAATTAATGTACCAATGACATCATATTTCCAGGTTTGAGGTATGTATGATTCATGTAGTGCACCTGTTTTTGTCGTGTATTTTGTGAAAACTCTTCTATTTTGTCCACCCCTTCATTGTGTGGACCCTTaactgaaaactttttttttttttcccttttttatttattacagGTATTTTAATGGTGATGGACAGATTTCAAGGACAAGTCA is a genomic window of Acropora muricata isolate sample 2 chromosome 8, ASM3666990v1, whole genome shotgun sequence containing:
- the LOC136925391 gene encoding protein OSCP1-like; its protein translation is MSLRTLPILFLNLGGEMLYILDQRLRAQSIPDEKARKVMHDIVGTMFNKRFMEELFKPQDTYSKKAMRTVFDRLAHASIMRLNSASMDKLYDLMTMAFKYQVSLCLRPSDVLLVTYNHMDAIRGFACDNPVISNQVENVYKLLYETYANLNAGQFQIIRQTLLSFFQDMHIRVSIFLKDKVQNANGKFVITIDGVVPWDSEVPGAIRYFNGDGQISRTSHFVTGCRHQLADKPGSFELLGDRVIKLGSNMYTASKPVETVTSTPVPATTSPPASAATAKRTSGSSTSVSSEVEPLENPNPLAKAELNLLAHLVGGATKKPESQFRLNLFSTDEEEQAAAQTYKEAPHRVIKIDATKKAQRKELANLMDEFSIEGSDDREKGDDLLDLMDQA